Within Streptomyces sp. SS1-1, the genomic segment GCACCACACTCGCACGAGGCGGCCTCCTCGCGGCCGCCGCCGCCCTGCTCCTCGGCGCCGCCGCACCCCACGCGGCGGCCCAGCGGGCGGACTCCGGCAACTGGCTCTTCGTCACCGTCACCCAGGGCGACGGCCGGCACGGCGAACGCCCCGGCCGGCTCCTGCTCTGCGACCCGCCCCAGGGCCACGCCGAGGCCGCCGAGGCCTGCGCGCAGCTCGACGCGGTGGACGGCGACATCCGCCGGCTCGAACGGCGTGACACCTACTGCCCGATGGTCTACGCGCCCGTCACCGCCCACGCGCGCGGGGAGTGGAACGGCCACCCGGTCGACTACCGCGAGACCTTCGCCAACGGCTGCGGCCTGAAGGCACGCACCGGCGCGGTCTTCGCCGTCGAGGACTGACCGGACCGCCGGGCTGCACGCGCGCGTACCGGCGGCTCAGCCCGGCCGGTCGCGCGCGTGCAGCGCCGCCGCGAGCACCGTGCGGGACTGGTGCTCGACCTGGTGCTCCAACGGCACCCAGCGGGCCCGGAACCGCTCGGCGAACGCCTCGCTCCAGGCCGCCACCAGCTGGTCCAGACGCTGCGCCCCCCGGTCGTCGGCCTCCCGCAGCACCCGCAGCAGCATCGCCGCCGCCCGCAGCGGCAGCCGGCGCCCGAACGCGTCCACGCTCCCGATGTACGCCATCGTGCCGTCGGCGGGCGGGGTGCGCGTCCAGTCCGCGGCCAGCCCCGGCACCAGCTCCAGCGCCCACCGCGCCGCCCGCAGCAGCGGCCCGTCGACGCCCGCCAGCCGGGGGCGGGCCTGGGCCAGCACCCGCTCCACCTCCAGCGCGTCGCGCAGCAGCCGGGCCGCCAGCCGCCGCATCGCCCGGTCCGGCGCCGGGTGCGGGGCCGGGTCGTCCACCAGGTCGCTGGCCCACATCGGCACCTCCACCACCGCGGTCAGGCCGCCGTAGCGGTGCACGTGGTACCAGGTGCTGCTGCGCGCGTCGTCCGGCATGCTCGGGTACGCGGCCCGCACGTCCGGCGCCGGCATCACATGCACCCCCGGACCGGACGCCGGCCAGCCCACCGCGTCCGACGCGCCGGTCTCCACCGGGATGTGCAGCTGGGCCGCCGACTTCGCGAACGGCTCGGCGAGCCCGGGGACGTCCCGGGTCAGCTGCACCCAGCTGCCGCCCAGGTCGGTGCCGTGCAGGGTCACCTGGAGGTAGGGCCGCAGCTCGTCGATGACCGCCGTCAGCGCGCGGGTCTCGGGCGGCAGCAGGCCGGGAGGCAGCGTCGCCGGCGCCCACTCCGGCTGCTCCGGGGCCGCGGGCCGGAAGAACCCGCGGTGGTAGTCGTACAGGCTGCGCGGCGCCGGGGTGACGTGCAGGCTCGCCCCGTCGGGGTCCGCGCACAGCATGAAGTGCCAGGAGACGTCCGTCCGCAACTCGCGCTCCAGCAACACCCGTTCGGCCACGGCGAGCAGCGCGGGTCCGCCGGAGGGCTCGTTGGCGTGGGCGCCCGCGACCACCAGGACGGCCCGGGCCGCGTGGCCGATCGACAGCAGGTGCAGGGGCCTGCCCGCCCGGGAGACCCCCACCTGCCGCAGCGCGCACAGCGCGGGGCGGTGGGCGGCCAGCGAGCGGGCCGACCGCGCCAGCTCGGCAGGTGTGGGGTAGCGCAGCTCCGTCAGGGAACTCACCCCCGTCACGTCCGCCCGGCGTCGCCACCCGCAGTACCCCACGGACTCGTTGAGCTGTCAAGAAGCACACGGGGAGCCCGACGGGGGCGCCCGGAGGTACCACCGTGGGCCGGGGCCTGGGGCCCGCGCGTCGCTTCCCAGCCGTTCGAGGTGCCGTTCCACGAGCGCGGGGCCGCGAGCCCGCCGGGGGCGCCCGGAGGACCACCATCGGCCGGGGCCTCGGGCCCGCCCGTCAGTCCCCAGCCCGTTCCAGCAGCGCCACCGGCATTCGCTCCAGGAGTTGTTCCACGCGCGCGTGGCCGGTGTACTCACGCTCCGGGTCCAGTACGTCGACCCAGCGGCCCGGTGGCAGGGGGAGCTTGGTGTCCCGCCAGCCGCCGTCCTGGGCCAGGCGCAGCGACAGCCGGGTGACGACGGTCAGCACCTCGCCCGACCGGACGAACGCCACGCAGTGCCCGGCCGCCGGGCCCTCCGCGGCGAGCGGTTCGTACGACGCCGCGTCGCCGAACACCTCGGGGCGCCGCCGGCG encodes:
- a CDS encoding M14 family zinc carboxypeptidase, producing the protein MSSLTELRYPTPAELARSARSLAAHRPALCALRQVGVSRAGRPLHLLSIGHAARAVLVVAGAHANEPSGGPALLAVAERVLLERELRTDVSWHFMLCADPDGASLHVTPAPRSLYDYHRGFFRPAAPEQPEWAPATLPPGLLPPETRALTAVIDELRPYLQVTLHGTDLGGSWVQLTRDVPGLAEPFAKSAAQLHIPVETGASDAVGWPASGPGVHVMPAPDVRAAYPSMPDDARSSTWYHVHRYGGLTAVVEVPMWASDLVDDPAPHPAPDRAMRRLAARLLRDALEVERVLAQARPRLAGVDGPLLRAARWALELVPGLAADWTRTPPADGTMAYIGSVDAFGRRLPLRAAAMLLRVLREADDRGAQRLDQLVAAWSEAFAERFRARWVPLEHQVEHQSRTVLAAALHARDRPG
- a CDS encoding SSI family serine proteinase inhibitor encodes the protein MTRRTTLARGGLLAAAAALLLGAAAPHAAAQRADSGNWLFVTVTQGDGRHGERPGRLLLCDPPQGHAEAAEACAQLDAVDGDIRRLERRDTYCPMVYAPVTAHARGEWNGHPVDYRETFANGCGLKARTGAVFAVED